From a single Stackebrandtia endophytica genomic region:
- a CDS encoding phosphotransferase family protein → MDTTDAVTLLADLDLPGAVDPTVTPVIGGWASWTFDVAGEHILRVARDREISDAHRREERLLPELAAAVDFSVPVPIRVGDHRGHRYMVYRRLPGRPLRIGDPTEPVWRALRQLHAFPVDRALELLGESPSWHDRYANEYREWIDRLVIPVLDTDLADRMRYAYDRMLGRLHDLTPTLIHCDLGVEHVLVDEEHGEVTGLIDFETATVGDPAIDLVGLLIAFGETSLRRLLVAGGMSVDWPRLRFYRWMGAVHAIHHGVLTDDPAIVADGISGLRDRLGVTTRHE, encoded by the coding sequence ATGGACACCACGGATGCCGTGACGTTGCTCGCCGACCTCGACCTACCCGGAGCGGTCGATCCGACGGTGACTCCGGTGATCGGTGGTTGGGCGTCGTGGACCTTCGATGTGGCCGGTGAGCACATCCTGCGGGTTGCGCGCGATCGGGAGATCTCCGATGCCCACCGCCGAGAGGAACGGCTCCTGCCGGAACTGGCGGCGGCCGTCGACTTCTCGGTGCCCGTTCCGATTCGGGTGGGAGACCACCGTGGACATCGATACATGGTGTATCGGCGATTGCCGGGTCGGCCGTTGCGCATCGGCGATCCGACGGAGCCGGTGTGGCGAGCGCTGCGACAGCTTCACGCCTTCCCCGTCGACCGCGCCCTCGAACTGTTGGGCGAGAGCCCGTCATGGCACGATCGTTACGCGAACGAGTATCGAGAATGGATCGATCGCCTGGTGATACCGGTCCTGGACACCGATCTCGCCGACCGGATGCGATACGCCTACGACCGGATGCTGGGACGGCTTCACGACCTCACGCCGACTCTGATCCACTGTGACCTGGGCGTCGAACACGTTCTGGTCGACGAGGAGCACGGCGAGGTCACCGGACTCATCGACTTCGAAACCGCCACGGTGGGAGACCCGGCGATCGACCTCGTCGGCTTGTTGATCGCATTCGGGGAGACGTCGCTGCGGCGGCTCCTCGTAGCGGGCGGGATGAGCGTCGACTGGCCGCGGTTGCGGTTCTACCGTTGGATGGGTGCGGTCCACGCGATTCACCACGGAGTACTCACCGACGACCCGGCGATCGTGGCCGACGGGATATCCGGGCTGCGTGATCGGTTGGGAGTGACCACCCGCCACGAGTAA
- a CDS encoding WXG100 family type VII secretion target has translation MGDFDRYGLPELCDVVGVDRPEDMRRQADGWAAAADLLDDRLRIVTALRTRLRRAWTGPADGQLSALDQLVTVLTDAARIARSNRTIWFGIAHYVEYTKDELDKLRQQWTVARESTAPSADQRYVPDDIAVTVGDSTPDASLRSSYDQVARDIMDAATGHIVELAEGLAEMPGYLPPEPGRDGMNIMPIPVNAGASAPGMVGPPGSEDDQPQLQYGPGSGVPINPGGGMGGMGGMGSGSGPILSSAPGVPGSGGPMLPASVSSGGYTSSVLGTPTIPTVGATRPQYITRAPKVTTSTAGKDVIGRTRRPVVVPVEYDVERLRERPESGSVDEDHPWETGEPTVPGIISGR, from the coding sequence ATGGGAGATTTCGACCGCTACGGGCTGCCCGAACTGTGCGACGTCGTCGGCGTCGACCGGCCCGAAGACATGCGGCGACAAGCCGATGGTTGGGCCGCCGCCGCCGATCTGCTGGACGACCGGTTGCGGATCGTGACCGCGTTGCGCACCCGGCTTCGCCGTGCCTGGACAGGTCCGGCCGACGGACAACTGTCGGCACTGGACCAACTGGTGACGGTGCTGACCGATGCGGCTCGGATCGCTCGAAGCAACCGCACGATCTGGTTCGGCATCGCCCACTACGTCGAATACACCAAGGATGAACTCGACAAGCTGCGTCAGCAGTGGACTGTCGCCAGGGAGTCGACCGCCCCGTCGGCCGACCAACGCTACGTTCCCGACGACATCGCGGTCACCGTCGGCGATTCGACCCCGGACGCTTCGCTGCGAAGCTCCTACGATCAAGTTGCGCGCGACATCATGGACGCGGCCACCGGTCACATCGTGGAACTGGCCGAGGGCCTGGCCGAGATGCCCGGCTACCTTCCCCCGGAACCGGGGAGGGACGGGATGAACATCATGCCGATCCCCGTCAACGCCGGTGCCTCCGCCCCGGGAATGGTGGGGCCGCCGGGATCCGAGGACGATCAGCCCCAACTTCAGTACGGCCCCGGCAGCGGTGTCCCGATCAATCCGGGTGGCGGCATGGGCGGTATGGGTGGCATGGGCTCCGGTTCGGGACCGATTCTGTCCAGCGCCCCCGGCGTACCCGGCTCCGGCGGGCCGATGCTGCCGGCCTCGGTCAGCTCCGGCGGCTACACCTCGTCGGTACTGGGAACCCCGACGATTCCGACGGTGGGCGCCACCCGTCCTCAGTACATCACCCGCGCTCCGAAGGTCACCACCTCGACCGCCGGAAAGGACGTCATCGGGAGGACACGCCGTCCGGTGGTCGTGCCGGTGGAGTACGACGTCGAACGACTTCGAGAGCGGCCCGAATCCGGGTCGG
- a CDS encoding AfsR/SARP family transcriptional regulator → MLLRLLGAVEVADGSGWRRAGPAKQSCVLAALTLARGQPLSTDELIQRVWHHDPPLSASNVLYSHMTRLRALFNDIDDIQLTRHRDQGYRLLIPDRSVDVFAMRHLVARAQQATGADDLDAARRLWAAAAELWRGPALTGVEGRWADSIRKSLHKEQLTVLTGQYGTALMRGEHQAVVDELSRLADAHPTAEALTAQYMLALHRCGRPAEAIARYEETRGLLRTEFGVDPSSALRDLHRRMLRQDPQLDWTRSRSGTVPAAGATTGGSHRRLVAPRQLPADTTTFIGRDEPLRQIVAAIDGHNRVVTVDGMPGVGKTALAVRAAHTLAPRFNDGQLFVDLHGWETSTPPLRPVEALGRLLRSLGVPPDAVPAHPDERAAVLRHTLTGRRVLLLLDGARDLDQIRPLLPAEPRCAVLITGRRRFIGLHDAPAVSLDILAGDAAVELFNRIAERTSIVDDVLRVIDACGRLPLAIRIAATRLRSRPHWSIRDLLDRLSSNRRLRLLDHGSRSLSTALDASFHALTPLSRTAMTHLARTSPLTAAELGAEMDLASSEAEDLLEELCDDNLVRGLSSGRYHAHDLVREYARRIGPLPAHPG, encoded by the coding sequence ATGCTCCTTCGTCTGCTGGGAGCCGTGGAAGTCGCCGACGGCTCCGGCTGGCGCCGCGCGGGACCTGCGAAGCAGTCGTGCGTCTTGGCCGCACTGACCCTCGCACGTGGACAACCACTCTCCACCGATGAACTCATCCAACGCGTATGGCATCATGATCCGCCGCTTTCGGCATCCAATGTGCTCTACAGCCATATGACCAGGCTCAGGGCACTGTTCAACGACATTGACGACATCCAACTCACTCGCCATCGCGATCAGGGCTACCGTCTGCTCATCCCGGACCGGTCGGTCGACGTATTCGCGATGCGCCACCTGGTGGCACGAGCCCAGCAGGCCACCGGCGCCGACGACCTGGACGCCGCACGACGGCTGTGGGCGGCAGCGGCCGAACTCTGGCGCGGCCCCGCCCTTACCGGCGTCGAGGGCCGGTGGGCCGACTCCATCCGCAAGAGTCTCCACAAGGAACAATTGACGGTCCTCACCGGACAATACGGGACCGCGCTGATGCGCGGCGAACATCAGGCAGTGGTCGACGAACTGTCCCGACTGGCCGACGCACATCCCACCGCCGAAGCCCTGACGGCGCAGTACATGCTGGCCCTGCACCGATGCGGACGCCCGGCCGAAGCCATCGCCCGATACGAGGAGACTCGCGGTCTCCTGCGCACCGAGTTCGGTGTCGACCCGTCATCGGCGCTACGCGATCTGCACCGCAGGATGCTTCGCCAGGACCCCCAACTCGACTGGACACGGAGCCGATCCGGCACCGTACCGGCCGCCGGCGCGACCACCGGCGGCTCCCATCGTCGCCTGGTGGCACCGCGTCAGCTGCCGGCCGACACCACGACGTTCATCGGACGCGATGAACCACTGCGCCAGATCGTCGCAGCAATCGACGGTCACAACCGAGTGGTCACCGTGGACGGCATGCCCGGTGTGGGAAAGACCGCGCTGGCGGTGCGAGCCGCCCACACCCTCGCGCCCCGATTCAACGACGGTCAACTCTTCGTGGATCTGCACGGTTGGGAGACCTCGACTCCGCCGCTGCGGCCGGTGGAGGCGCTGGGCCGCCTGCTGCGCAGCCTCGGAGTTCCACCGGATGCGGTGCCCGCACATCCGGACGAACGCGCCGCGGTGCTACGCCACACACTCACCGGAAGACGCGTGCTGCTGCTGTTGGACGGCGCCCGCGATCTGGACCAGATACGGCCCCTACTGCCCGCCGAACCCCGCTGCGCCGTGCTCATCACCGGACGACGCCGATTCATCGGCCTACACGACGCACCCGCGGTGTCGCTCGACATCCTCGCCGGCGACGCGGCGGTGGAGTTGTTCAACCGAATCGCCGAGCGCACATCCATCGTCGACGATGTCCTTCGCGTCATCGACGCGTGCGGCCGGTTGCCACTGGCCATCCGGATCGCCGCCACCCGACTCCGCTCACGTCCTCACTGGAGTATTCGAGACCTGCTCGACCGGCTGTCTTCCAACCGTCGGCTGCGGCTGCTCGATCACGGTTCACGCAGTCTCTCGACCGCCCTGGACGCCTCATTTCACGCGTTGACTCCGTTGTCGCGCACCGCGATGACACACCTGGCTCGGACCTCCCCCTTGACCGCCGCCGAGCTGGGGGCCGAGATGGACCTCGCCTCGTCCGAGGCCGAAGACCTGTTGGAGGAACTCTGTGACGACAACCTCGTGCGCGGACTCAGCAGCGGCCGGTACCACGCCCACGATCTCGTGCGGGAATATGCCCGCCGCATCGGGCCGCTACCGGCCCATCCGGGGTGA
- a CDS encoding universal stress protein has product MAGQKIVVGVDGSEGGRRALTWALNAQPLDAPVEAVMAWQREVNDAAMIGGTIAITDPEEERKRAEVVLANEIEDAVSAVGSDRRVTGQVILGIPGVVLAEAAHDAYMLILGSHGHGRLHHAFLGSVTEECIRQAKCPVLVIPVPQEENGSELPVTRGGWSLPTDHAARISRRPRSPGRR; this is encoded by the coding sequence ATGGCCGGTCAGAAGATCGTGGTGGGAGTCGACGGCTCCGAAGGTGGACGGCGGGCACTGACGTGGGCGTTGAACGCGCAACCACTCGACGCCCCCGTCGAGGCGGTCATGGCGTGGCAGCGTGAGGTGAACGACGCGGCGATGATCGGCGGCACCATCGCGATCACCGATCCCGAGGAGGAGCGCAAACGCGCCGAAGTCGTCCTGGCCAATGAAATCGAAGACGCCGTCAGTGCCGTCGGCAGCGACCGACGGGTCACCGGCCAGGTCATCCTGGGCATTCCGGGAGTGGTCCTCGCCGAAGCGGCACATGACGCCTACATGTTGATCCTGGGCAGTCACGGACATGGTCGACTGCACCACGCCTTCCTGGGATCGGTCACCGAGGAGTGCATTCGCCAGGCCAAGTGCCCGGTACTGGTCATCCCGGTTCCCCAGGAGGAGAACGGTTCCGAGTTACCGGTTACTCGTGGCGGGTGGTCACTCCCAACCGATCACGCAGCCCGGATATCCCGTCGGCCACGATCGCCGGGTCGTCGGTGA